The following proteins come from a genomic window of Eubalaena glacialis isolate mEubGla1 chromosome X, mEubGla1.1.hap2.+ XY, whole genome shotgun sequence:
- the TBC1D25 gene encoding TBC1 domain family member 25 isoform X2 — MLQTLKCESFLPPEFRSFAVDPQITSLDVLQHILIRAFDLNGKKNFGISYLGRDRLGQEAYLSLLSDWDLSTAFATASKPYLQLRVDIRPTEDSPLLEDWDIISPKDVIGSDVLLAEKRSSLTTAALPFTQSILSQVGRTLSKVQQVLSWSYGEDVKPFKPPLSDAEFHTYLNHEGQLSRPEELRLRIYHGGVEPSLRKVVWRYLLNVYPDGLTGRERMDYMKRKSREYEQLKSEWAQRASPEDLEFIRSTVLKDVLRTDRAHPYFAGPEDGPHLRALHDLLTTYAVTHPQVSYCQGMSDLASPILAVMDHEGHAFVCFCGIMKRLAANFHPDGRAMATKFAHLKLLLRHADPDFYQYLQEAGADDLFFCYRWLLLELKREFAFDDALRMLEVTWSSLPPDPPEHEVELVGPPSLVADTGFGGHRGRPVRQRHMLRPTGGGGGAFEDAVDHLAATSQGPGGGGRLLRQASLDDLQQLRDNTGPRRDLLVQLPHPAALISSKSLSEPLLNSSDPLLSSSSHPDSPSSSSPPSTQDASPTGDVTAGSPLMPEVGSPQDPGKSLPPPPPLGLPPPQEFGRGNPFMLFLCLAILLEHRDHIMRNGLDYNELAMHFDRLVRKHHLGRVLRRAKALFADYLQSEVWDSEEGAEATAPS; from the exons ATGCTTCAGACACTG AAATGTGAGAGCTTCTTGCCACCTGAGTTTCGCTCTTTTGCTGTGGACCCCCAGATCACCTCACTCGATGTGTTACAGCACATCCTCATCCGAGCCTTTGACTTGAACGG GAAGAAGAATTTTGGTATCAGCTACCTGGGCCGGGATCGGCTGGGGCAGGAAGCTTATCTCTCACTCCTGTCTGACTGGGACCTCAGCACGGCCTTCGCCACCGCCTCCAAACCTTACCTGCAGCTGCGTGTAGATATTCGGCCCACTGAGGATA GCCCGCTGCTGGAAGACTGGGACATAATCAGCCCCAAGGATGTCATTGGCTCCGACGTGCTGCTGGCTGAGAAGCGGTCATCGCTGACGACAGCTGCCCTGCCCTTCACACAGTCCATCCTCTCTCAG GTGGGCCGCACCTTATCCAAGGTCCAGCAGGTGCTGAGCTGGTCATATGGGGAAGATGTCAAGCCCTTCAAGCCTCCCCTGAGCGATGCGGAGTTTCACACATACCTGAACCATGAGGGCCAGCTCTCCCGCCCCGAGGAGTTGCGCCTGCGGATCTACCATGGTGGCGTTGAGCCCTCCCTGCGAAAG GTGGTGTGGAGGTACCTTCTGAACGTGTACCCAGACGGGCTGACAGGCCGCGAGCGGATGGACTACATGAAACGCAAGAGCCGCGAGTATGAGCAGCTCAAGAGCGAGTGGGCCCAGCGAGCAAGCCCCGAGGACCTGGAGTTCATCCGCAGCACGGTCCTCAAGGACGTGCTGCGTACCGACCGGGCCCACCCCTACTTCGCGGGGCCCGAGGACGGCCCACACCTGCGGGCTCTGCACGACCTGCTCACCACTTACGCCGTTACCCACCCACAGGTGTCCTACTGCCAGGGCATGAGCGACCTGGCCTCGCCCATCCTTGCCGTCATGGACCACGAGGGCCATGCCTTCGTCTGCTTTTGTGGCATCATGAAGCGCCTGGCTGCGAACTTCCACCCTGATGGCCGCGCCATGGCCACCAAGTTTGCTCACCTCAAGCTGCTGCTGCGACACGCCGACCCTGACTTCTACCAGTACTTGCAGGAAGCCGGTGCTGACGACCTCTTCTTCTGTTACCGCTGGCTGCTGCTCGAGCTCAAGCGCGAGTTCGCCTTTGATGACGCTCTCCGCATGCTGGAGGTCACCTGGAGCTCGCTGCCCCCCGACCCTCCCGAGCATGAGGTAGAGCTCGTGGGCCCCCCCAGCCTGGTGGCGGACACTGGCTTTGGGGGCCACAGGGGACGGCCCGTGCGGCAGAGGCACATGCTGAGGCCCACCGGTGGAGGAGGTGGTGCTTTTGAAGATGCTGTTGACCACTTGGCCGCCACCAGCCAGGGGCCTGGTGGCGGGGGGCGTCTCCTGAGACAGGCCAGTCTGGATGACCTCCAGCAACTCAGGGATAACACAGGCCCCAGGAGGGACCTCCTGGTCCAGCTGCCCCACCCAGCTGCCCTCATCAGCTCCAAGTCTCTCTCTGAGCCCTTGCTGAACTCCTCAGACCCActgctttcctcctcttcccaccctgATTCCCCATCGTCTTCATCTCCGCCATCCACCCAGGACGCCTCTCCCACTGGTGACGTGACTGCAGGATCCCCCTTGATGCCAGAGGTGGGCTCCCCACAAGACCCTGGGAAGTccctgccacccccacccccactgggcCTGCCCCCGCCCCAGGAGTTCGGCCGAGGGAACCCATTCATGCTCTTCCTGTGCCTCGCCATCCTGCTGGAGCACCGCGACCACATCATGCGCAACGGGCTGGATTACAACGAGCTGGCCATGCACTTTGACCGCCTCGTGCGAAAACACCACCTGGGGCGCGTCCTACGCCGGGCCAAGGCTCTCTTCGCTGATTACCTGCAGTCAGAGGTGTGGGACTCAGAGGAGGGGGCCGAGGCCACAGCCCCATCTTGA
- the TBC1D25 gene encoding TBC1 domain family member 25 isoform X1, whose translation MATASGSSDLAGSGAPPPGGGAQAAAEEEEREVVRVRVKKCESFLPPEFRSFAVDPQITSLDVLQHILIRAFDLNGKKNFGISYLGRDRLGQEAYLSLLSDWDLSTAFATASKPYLQLRVDIRPTEDSPLLEDWDIISPKDVIGSDVLLAEKRSSLTTAALPFTQSILSQVGRTLSKVQQVLSWSYGEDVKPFKPPLSDAEFHTYLNHEGQLSRPEELRLRIYHGGVEPSLRKVVWRYLLNVYPDGLTGRERMDYMKRKSREYEQLKSEWAQRASPEDLEFIRSTVLKDVLRTDRAHPYFAGPEDGPHLRALHDLLTTYAVTHPQVSYCQGMSDLASPILAVMDHEGHAFVCFCGIMKRLAANFHPDGRAMATKFAHLKLLLRHADPDFYQYLQEAGADDLFFCYRWLLLELKREFAFDDALRMLEVTWSSLPPDPPEHEVELVGPPSLVADTGFGGHRGRPVRQRHMLRPTGGGGGAFEDAVDHLAATSQGPGGGGRLLRQASLDDLQQLRDNTGPRRDLLVQLPHPAALISSKSLSEPLLNSSDPLLSSSSHPDSPSSSSPPSTQDASPTGDVTAGSPLMPEVGSPQDPGKSLPPPPPLGLPPPQEFGRGNPFMLFLCLAILLEHRDHIMRNGLDYNELAMHFDRLVRKHHLGRVLRRAKALFADYLQSEVWDSEEGAEATAPS comes from the exons ATGGCTACGGCCTCTGGATCCTCGGACTTGGCCGGCTCCGGAGCGCCCCCGCCTGGTGGGGGAGCCCAAGCGGCAGCTGAGGAGGAAGAGCGAGAGGTGGTGCGGGTCCGAGTCAAG AAATGTGAGAGCTTCTTGCCACCTGAGTTTCGCTCTTTTGCTGTGGACCCCCAGATCACCTCACTCGATGTGTTACAGCACATCCTCATCCGAGCCTTTGACTTGAACGG GAAGAAGAATTTTGGTATCAGCTACCTGGGCCGGGATCGGCTGGGGCAGGAAGCTTATCTCTCACTCCTGTCTGACTGGGACCTCAGCACGGCCTTCGCCACCGCCTCCAAACCTTACCTGCAGCTGCGTGTAGATATTCGGCCCACTGAGGATA GCCCGCTGCTGGAAGACTGGGACATAATCAGCCCCAAGGATGTCATTGGCTCCGACGTGCTGCTGGCTGAGAAGCGGTCATCGCTGACGACAGCTGCCCTGCCCTTCACACAGTCCATCCTCTCTCAG GTGGGCCGCACCTTATCCAAGGTCCAGCAGGTGCTGAGCTGGTCATATGGGGAAGATGTCAAGCCCTTCAAGCCTCCCCTGAGCGATGCGGAGTTTCACACATACCTGAACCATGAGGGCCAGCTCTCCCGCCCCGAGGAGTTGCGCCTGCGGATCTACCATGGTGGCGTTGAGCCCTCCCTGCGAAAG GTGGTGTGGAGGTACCTTCTGAACGTGTACCCAGACGGGCTGACAGGCCGCGAGCGGATGGACTACATGAAACGCAAGAGCCGCGAGTATGAGCAGCTCAAGAGCGAGTGGGCCCAGCGAGCAAGCCCCGAGGACCTGGAGTTCATCCGCAGCACGGTCCTCAAGGACGTGCTGCGTACCGACCGGGCCCACCCCTACTTCGCGGGGCCCGAGGACGGCCCACACCTGCGGGCTCTGCACGACCTGCTCACCACTTACGCCGTTACCCACCCACAGGTGTCCTACTGCCAGGGCATGAGCGACCTGGCCTCGCCCATCCTTGCCGTCATGGACCACGAGGGCCATGCCTTCGTCTGCTTTTGTGGCATCATGAAGCGCCTGGCTGCGAACTTCCACCCTGATGGCCGCGCCATGGCCACCAAGTTTGCTCACCTCAAGCTGCTGCTGCGACACGCCGACCCTGACTTCTACCAGTACTTGCAGGAAGCCGGTGCTGACGACCTCTTCTTCTGTTACCGCTGGCTGCTGCTCGAGCTCAAGCGCGAGTTCGCCTTTGATGACGCTCTCCGCATGCTGGAGGTCACCTGGAGCTCGCTGCCCCCCGACCCTCCCGAGCATGAGGTAGAGCTCGTGGGCCCCCCCAGCCTGGTGGCGGACACTGGCTTTGGGGGCCACAGGGGACGGCCCGTGCGGCAGAGGCACATGCTGAGGCCCACCGGTGGAGGAGGTGGTGCTTTTGAAGATGCTGTTGACCACTTGGCCGCCACCAGCCAGGGGCCTGGTGGCGGGGGGCGTCTCCTGAGACAGGCCAGTCTGGATGACCTCCAGCAACTCAGGGATAACACAGGCCCCAGGAGGGACCTCCTGGTCCAGCTGCCCCACCCAGCTGCCCTCATCAGCTCCAAGTCTCTCTCTGAGCCCTTGCTGAACTCCTCAGACCCActgctttcctcctcttcccaccctgATTCCCCATCGTCTTCATCTCCGCCATCCACCCAGGACGCCTCTCCCACTGGTGACGTGACTGCAGGATCCCCCTTGATGCCAGAGGTGGGCTCCCCACAAGACCCTGGGAAGTccctgccacccccacccccactgggcCTGCCCCCGCCCCAGGAGTTCGGCCGAGGGAACCCATTCATGCTCTTCCTGTGCCTCGCCATCCTGCTGGAGCACCGCGACCACATCATGCGCAACGGGCTGGATTACAACGAGCTGGCCATGCACTTTGACCGCCTCGTGCGAAAACACCACCTGGGGCGCGTCCTACGCCGGGCCAAGGCTCTCTTCGCTGATTACCTGCAGTCAGAGGTGTGGGACTCAGAGGAGGGGGCCGAGGCCACAGCCCCATCTTGA
- the RBM3 gene encoding RNA-binding protein 3 isoform X2 gives MSSEEGKLFVGGLNFNTDEQALEDHFSSFGPISEVVVVKDRETQRSRGFGFITFTNPEHASDAMRAMNGESLDGRQIRVDHAGKSARGTRGGAFGAYGRGRSYSRGGGDQGYGSGRYDSRPGGYGYGYGRSRDYGGSQGGYDRYSGGNYRDNYDN, from the exons ATGTCCTCTGAAGAAGGGAAGCTCTTCGTGGGAGGGCTCAACTTCAACACTGATGAGCAGGCTCTGGAAGACCACTTCAGCAGCTTCGGACCTATTTCTGAGG TGGTTGTTGTCAAGGACCGGGAGACTCAGCGATCCCGGGGTTTTGGCTTCATCACCTTCACCAATCCAGAGCATGCCTCAGATGCCATGAGAGCCATGAATGGAGAG TCTCTGGACGGTCGTCAGATCCGTGTAGACCACGCGGGCAAGTCGGCCCGGGGAACAAGAGGGGGTGCCTTTGGGGCCTATGGGCGTGGTCGCAGCTACTCTAGAG GTGGTGGGGACCAGGGCTATGGAAGTGGCAGGTATGACAGCCGACCTGGAGGATATGGATATGGATATGGAAGGTCCAGAGACTATGGCGGCAG CCAGGGTGGTTATGACCGCTACTCAGGAGGAAATTACAGGGATAATTATGACAACTGA
- the EBP gene encoding 3-beta-hydroxysteroid-Delta(8),Delta(7)-isomerase — MTTNASPMHPYWPRHLRLDNFVPNDCPTWHLLAGLFSISGVLVVTTWLLSGHAAVIPLGTWRRLSLCWFAVCGFIHLVIEGWFSLYHEDLLGDQAILSQLWKEYAKGDSRYILNDSFMICMETITACLWGPLSLWVVIAFLRQQPLRFVLQLVVSVGQIYGDVLYFLTEHREGFQHGELGHPLYFWFYFVFLNALWLVLPGILVLDSIKQLARAQSTLDAKATKAKGKQN; from the exons ATGACCACCAATGCCAGCCCCATGCACCCATACTGGCCCCGGCACCTGAGGCTGGACAACTTTGTGCCTAATGACTGCCCCACCTGGCATCTCCTGGCTGGCCTCTTCTCCATCTctggggtcttagttgtgaccACATGGCTGTTGTCAGGTCATGCTGCGGTCATCCCACTGGGGACTTGGCGGAGACTGTCCCTGTGCTGGTTTGCAGTGTGTGGGTTCATTCACTTGGTGATTGAGGGCTGGTTCAGCCTCTACCACGAGGACCTTCTCGGAGACCAAGCCATCTTGTCTCAACTCT GGAAAGAGTATGCCAAGGGAGACAGCCGATACATCCT GAATGATAGCTTCATGATATGCATGGAGACCATCACAGCTTGCTTGTGGGGACCACTCAGCCTATGGGTGGTGATCGCCTTTCTCCGCCAGCAGCCCCTCCGCTTTGTCCTACAGCTTGTGGTCTCTGTGG GTCAGATATACGGGGATGTGCTATATTTCCTGACAGAGCACCGTGAGGGATTCCAGCATGGGGAGCTGGGCCACCCGCTCTACTTCTGGTTTTACTTTGTCTTCTTGAACGCCCTGTGGCTGGTGCTGCCCGGAATCCTCGTGCTTGATTCTATAAAGCAACTTGCTCGTGCCCAGAGCACGCTGGACGCCAAAGCCACAAAAGCCAAGGGCAAGCAGAACTAA
- the RBM3 gene encoding RNA-binding protein 3 isoform X1: MSSEEGKLFVGGLNFNTDEQALEDHFSSFGPISEVVVVKDRETQRSRGFGFITFTNPEHASDAMRAMNGESLDGRQIRVDHAGKSARGTRGGAFGAYGRGRSYSRGGGDQGYGSGRYDSRPGGYGYGYGRSRDYGGRSQGGYDRYSGGNYRDNYDN; this comes from the exons ATGTCCTCTGAAGAAGGGAAGCTCTTCGTGGGAGGGCTCAACTTCAACACTGATGAGCAGGCTCTGGAAGACCACTTCAGCAGCTTCGGACCTATTTCTGAGG TGGTTGTTGTCAAGGACCGGGAGACTCAGCGATCCCGGGGTTTTGGCTTCATCACCTTCACCAATCCAGAGCATGCCTCAGATGCCATGAGAGCCATGAATGGAGAG TCTCTGGACGGTCGTCAGATCCGTGTAGACCACGCGGGCAAGTCGGCCCGGGGAACAAGAGGGGGTGCCTTTGGGGCCTATGGGCGTGGTCGCAGCTACTCTAGAG GTGGTGGGGACCAGGGCTATGGAAGTGGCAGGTATGACAGCCGACCTGGAGGATATGGATATGGATATGGAAGGTCCAGAGACTATGGCGGCAG AAGCCAGGGTGGTTATGACCGCTACTCAGGAGGAAATTACAGGGATAATTATGACAACTGA